The DNA window GGCTCGTCACACTCTCCCCGGGGGGAAGCCACCCTCGGCGACCGGGCCCCAGGATTCGATCATGATGCGTATCAACGACTTTCCCTGCTTCCGCATCGCCTCGCGGTACTCATCCCAATCCGAATGCTCACCCGCGATACTGCGGAAGTACTCAACGAGCGGTTCCACGGCGTCGGGGACATCGAGGATCTCGGCCGTGCCGTCGACCTGGACGTAGGCGTCGTTCCACTCGTCCGAGTGCACGCATACCGTCACCGCCGAATGTCGTCTGATGTTGGCCACTTTGGCGCGCTCCGGGTACGAGGCGATGACGATGCGACCTTCGGAATCGACACCGGACGTCACCGGCGATACCTGCAGCCCACCATCACGCTTGTGTGTGATGAGCGTCGAACGGTGACGCGGACGAATGAACTCGAGCAACTTCTCGCGCTCGACGGATTCTGCGGAAGCCAGTTTCGGAGCCATGTAAACCAGCCTAGTGCGACTAAGGTCAGCCCATGGCAAAGCATTCGAAGAAGAGTACGAACCTCTGGTCGACGCCTGCTGCACAGGTACTCCGGGCGACCGACGACACTCGCGTCGAAGAAATCGACTTCTCGTTGACCCCCGGTTTCGACGGCACCAAAGCGGACGCACAGGAGTTGCTCGCCGAACGCGGCCAGGTTCTCTCCGCTCTGCAGGAGAAGCTGTACGCAAACGGTCGATCCGGTGATCTGCGCTCGATCCTGTTGGTACTACAGGGAATGGACACCGCAGGCAAGGGCGGGATGGTCCGACACGTCATCGGATTGGTCGACCCACAGGGTGTCGATCTCGCGTCGTTCGGGGTGCCCACGAAAGAAGAGCGCGAACACCACTACCTGTGGCGAATCAGAAATGAGCTGCCGGGGGGAGGCAAGATCGGTGTGTTCGACCGCTCGCACTACGAGGACGTGCTGGTCGTCGCCGTCCACGATCTGGTGCCGCGCCAGGTGTGGGAGCCTCGCTTCGACGAAATCAACGCGTTCGAAAAGGAATTGGTCGACGAGGGGACGCTTGTCGTGAAAGTCGCCCTCTTCGTCTCGCCGGAGGAGCAACGCACCCGCCTGCAGGAACGTCTCGACCGGCCGGACAAGTACTGGAAGTACAACCCGGGAGACGTCACCGAGCGCGGATTCCTACCGCAGTACCGCCTCGCGTACCAACGCATCCTCGACCGCACCAACACCGACTACGCGCCGTGGCATGTCATCCCGGCCGACCGCAAGTGGTACAGCAGGCTTGCAGTCACCGAATTGTTGATCGATGCTCTCGAAAGACTCGATCTCGACTGGCCTGCAGCCGATTTCGACGTCGAGGTGGAGAAGCAGCGGCTGGCGAACAGCTGAATGCGCCCTGTACGTCGGCTACGACGACGCACAGGGCGCACCAGGGTGGTCTAGAACGTTGCAGCGTCGATGACGAAGCGGTAGCGGACGTCGCTCTTCAACACGCGCTCGTACGCCTCGTTGATCTTGTCCGCGGGGATCGTCTCGATCTCTGCGCCGATCTTGTGCTCGGCGCAGAAGTTCAGCATCTCCTGGGTCTGCGCGATACCACCGACCATCGATCCGGCGAGGCTACGACGGTTTGCCGCGAGGGTGAATCCGCGAACCTTGATGGGCTCGGACGGCAGGCCGAGGATCACGAGCGAACCGTTGATCGCCAGCAGCGACATGTGCTTGTCCATGTCGATCTCGGCGGAGACAGTGTTGATGATCAGGTCGAATTGGCCGCGCAGCTTCTTGAACGTCTCCTTGTCGGAGGTGGCGTAGTAGTGATCTGCACCGAGCCGCTTGCCGTCTTCTTCCTTGCTGAGCGTCTGGCTCAGTACCGTGACCTCGGCGCCGAGAGCGTGCGCGATCTTGACGCCGACGTGGCCGAGTCCGCCCATGCCGATGATGGCGACCTTCTTGCCCGGTCCGGCTCCCCAGTGCTTGAGCGGGGAGTACAGGGTGATTCCTGCACAAAGCAGAGGCGCAGCGACGTCGAGCTCGATGCCCTCAGGGATCGACAGCACGAAGCCTTCGGTGACGACGATATGCGTCGAGTAACCGCCCTGGGTGATGGAACCGTCGGCCAGCTTGGAGTTGTAGGTGGCGGTGACGCCCTTGAAGCAGTACTGCTCCTCACCCTCTAGGCAGGCCTCACACTCGCCGCACGAGTCGACGAAACAGCCGACGCCGACCCGATCGCCCACCTTGTGCTTGCTGACGCCGGAGCCGACCTCGGCAACGATGCCCGCGATCTCGTGCCCGGGAACGACGGGGTAGTTGGTGCCGCCCCATTCGTTCCGCGCGGTGTGGATGTCGGAGTGACAGATCCCCGCGAACTTCACCTCGATCAAAATGTCCTTCGGCCCGAGCTCACGTCGATCGATCGTGACCTTCTCGAGCGGGGCGTCGGCGGCAGTCGCCGTGTATGCGGTAGCTGAAGTCATAACTACATTGCTACCTACGCATCGGTAACTATGCAATGCGGACACTCCTGCCAACTGGGTATTCCCAGCTGACAGGAGTGATTCACAACATTCGACAGTTCCAGCTCAGCTGTTTCGGGCGATGTTGAAGCCCAGCCAACCGACGTATGCACCGAGTCCCACGAAACCGATAGTGCGGGTCTTCGGGTACGCGATGGCTGCACCGACAGCCAGTTCGGTTGCGCCGTTACGGCTGATCCACTCCCGGGTGTCCTTCGGGAACGGACGCTTGGTGATGCCCTCGAACGCTTCGGGAACGACGAAGTGAGCTGCGCCCGTCGCAGCCAATCCGAGTCCGAACGCCTTGGGAAGGAACCCACCCGACTTATTCGACTTGCTCACCGCTGTTGTCCCCTGTTCCGCTCGTCGGCGCACCGTCGCGCCGCTGCAACCAAAGCTACGCAGAGACGGCGTCAGTTACCAGCGCCTCCGCCGCCGATGCCCGAGCGGCTCCGCCGCCAATGGCATGGTTGAGTGCGTTCCGGTGCACTTAACCATGCCACTGGGCGCGGAGCGCCCAGGGCCGGGCACCGGGCCGTCAGCGGGCGACTCGCCCGTTCTCATACCGGTAGAAACCCGACCCGGTCTTCTTTCCGAGCAGGCCTGCCTCGACCATCCGCAGCAGCAGCGGCGGCGCCGAGAACAACGGTTCCTTGAATTCTGCGTACATCGAGTCGGCGATGGACTTGACGGTGTCGAGCCCGACCAAGTCGGCCAGCGCCAGCGGACCCATCGGGTGGGCCAGACCGAGAACCGTTGCCTTGTCGACGTCTTCCTTGGTGGCGAACCCGGACTCGACCATGCGGATCGCGGAGAGCAGGTACGGCACGAGGAGCGCGTTGACTACGAAGCCGGAACGGTCGGCGGAGCGGACTACCTGCTTGCCGAGCACGTCGCCGGCGAACCTCTCGGCCCGCTCGGCGACGGTATCGCTGGTCTTGAGAGTGGTGACGAGCTCCACGAGAGGAAGCACCGGCACCGGATTGAAGAAGTGCAATCCGACGACGCGGTCGGGTGCTTTCGTCGCGGTCCCCAACTTCATGATCGGAATGGACGAGGTGTTCGACGCGAGCACGGCGTTCGGATCCGTCACCACCGAGTCCAACTCGGCGAAGATGCCTGCCTTGACCTTCTCGTCTTCCAGCACGGCTTCGACCACGAGCTGACGATCGGCGAAGTCGCCGAGATCGGAGGTGAAGCGGAGCCGTCGAGCGGCGTGTTCACGTTCGCGTTCGGTGATCTTGCCGCTGCTGACGCCACGGTCCAACGACCGCAGGATGCGTGTGCGTCCTGCGGTCGTCAGCTCACGTGTCTGTTCGCAGACCAACACGTCGACGTGTGCGCGGGCGCACACCTCGGCGATACCAGCGCCCATCTGACCGGCACCGACGATCCCCACCCTCTCGACCGTCACTGTGACACTCCTTCAAGGAACATTGCGCTACAACATCTCTGGTGAGATGGGGGGTAACTCTGGCCCTACGACCTTCGTGGTACAGATCAGGCGGCCCGCAACGAGAGTTGCAGACCGCCTGACTGGTGCGTTGAAGATCCGGGAAAGCGTGCTAGCTCAGTGGAACTGGCCCTCTTCGGTGGATCCCTTGAGAGCTGCCGTCGAGGTGTTCGGGTCGACGGTGGTGGCGATGGTGTCGAAGTAGCCCGCGCCGACCTCACGCTGGTGCTTGACGGCGGTGAAGCCGCGCTCTTCGGCAGCCTTGAACTCGCGCTCCTGCAGGTCGACGAACGCCGTCATGCCTTCGCGGGCGTAGCCGTGCGCAAGGTCGAACATGCCGTAGTTGAGCGAGTGGAAGCCCGCGAGCGTGATGAACTGGAACTTGAAGCCCATCGCGCCGAGCTCCTTCTGGAACTTCGCGATGGTGGCGTCGTCCAGGTGTGCCTTCCAGTTGAACGAAGGCGAGCAGTTGTAGGCGAGCAGCTGGTCGGGGAATTCGCTGCGAACCGACTCGGCGAACTTCTTCGCAACCTCGAGGTCCGGCACGCCGGTCTCCATCCAGATGAGGTCCGCGTAGGGAGCGTATGCCTTCGCACGAGCGATGCAGGGCTCGATGCCGTTCTTCACGCCGAAGAAGCCTTCTGCTGTGCGGGTTCCGTCGAGGAACTCCACGTCGCGCTCGTCCACATCGGACGTGATGAGGGTTGCGGCCTCGGCGTCGGTGCGGGCGATGATGACCGACGGCACGTCGGCGACGTCGGACGCGAGGCGCGCCGAGGTCAGGGTGCGGATGTGCTGCTGGGTCGGGATGAGAACCTTGCCGCCGAGGTGGCCGCACTTCTTCTCCGACGCGAGCTGATCCTCCCAGTGGACGCCTGCAGCGCCGGCCGCGATCATGGCCTTCTGCAGCTCGTAGGCGTTCAGTGCGCCACCGAAGCCGGCTTCGGCGTCGGCGACGATGGGGGCGAGCCAGTTGCTGACCGACGTGTCACCCTCGACCTTGGCGATCTCGTCGGCGCGGAGCAGGGCGTTGTTGATGCGACGCACGACGGTCGGCACCGAGTTGGCCGGGTAGAGGCTCTGGTCCGGGTAGGTGTGGCCCGAAAGGTTGGCGTCGCCGGCGACCTGCCAGCCGGAGAGGTAGATCGCGCGGAGTCCGGCGCGGACCTGCTGCACTGCCTGGTTGCCGGTGAGCGCACCGAGCGAGTTGATGTAGTCCTCGTTGTTCACGAGATCCCAGAGGATCTCCGAGCCGCGACGAGCGAGAGTTGCCTCTTCGACGACGGTGCCCTGCAGCTTCGAAACCTGCTCGGCGGTGAAGTTACGCGTCACGCCGTTCCAGCGCGGGTTGGTGTCCCAGTCCTTCTGGATCTCTTCGGTGGTCTTCGGTGTGCCGGTGGTCGACATCGTCAGCTCCAGTTCTATTTCTGATCTGAGCGGCCGGCTCGTGCAAATTTCTTCACACCATTGCCAGGCCCTGCGGGTGTTCTTCCAAACAATGGCACACCCAAAAAGGCCCGTCTACCTGTTCCTAGTGCCAATCTTGGCTACCTTTCGACAACCCCTTGCTAACGTTGCGAAGATTTTGGTCGTACGAACCTCGCCGATCGGGCAGGCCTCGTTACCAGCCAGTAGGGAAAACCGCAGTTCGTGAACGCAATTTACGAAAATCTAACCGGACAAACGTACGGCTAGACCTACGTCGTCTGAATCGAGCCAGAAAGTCGGCCCTTTGCGAACTTCGATCCACGATTGTGACGAGTATCACATCGCTTCGCGGGCCGACAGCGTGCACCTATAGCCCTACCGCGCGACGCGGGCCCGGAGTTGCGTGGGGGAAGCGACAACGGTGCGCGACGAACCAGCAGCGCGAGCACTGTCCAACACTCCGAGAACGCCCATTGCTGCGATGATCACGCCGCCGACCAGAGCGAACATGTCGGCAGCAAAGAGCCCAGCAGGGAAAGCGAGCACGATCGGCGACAGTGCGAGCATCACGCCGAGCGTGACGTGCGCCCAGTGACTCGACCTCGATGCGCTCGACATCGCCCACAGCGCCGTTCCAGCCGACACCATCCCAAGGATGAGGATCGCCCCCGACACTCCGGTGTCGCCGCCGACCGGCAGCCAGATCGTCGACGTCACAAGCACGACGCCGGTGATCAACACGAGTGCGTCGCGCACGACTTCACGAGAATTGTCCAACATGGTGTCTCCCTCTTAGTTACCTGTGCAAACGAGCATGTATTCGGTATACGCCCCTTCCGCGGGTTCCGCGTCCCCGGTCGACCGAATTGTGACGAACGGGCCGGATCGTGATGTTCGGCCGGCCAGGCGAAGGTTGCTAAGTAACTTCTTCGCAGGCGTAACCTGGCGCCCATGTCGAAAACGTTCGTCGGCGCGCGGCTGCGACAGTTGCGCACCGAACGCAAGATGAGCCAGGTCGCGCTTGCCGGTCAGCTCCAGATCTCGGCCAGCTACCTCAACCAGATCGAGCACGACGTGCGCCCGCTCACCGTCCCCGTGCTTCTTCGCATTTCCGAGGTATTCGGCGTCGACACATCCTTCTTCTCTTCCGAGGACGACACCCGCCTGGTGGCAGAACTCCGGGAGGTCGCGCTCGATCAAGACATGGGCATCGTCGCCGACGCCCACGAGATCGCCCAGATGGTGTCCTCACATCCGCAGCTGGCACGGGCCATGGTCAACATGCACCGCCGCTACCGGAACACGACGGCTCAGCTGGCGGCGGCCACCGAGGAACGGTTCAGCGACGGCAGTGGCAGTGGTGCGATCAGCAAACCTCACGAGGAGGTACGCGACTACTTCTACCAGCGTCAGAACTATCTCCACGAGTTGGACGCTGCGGCCGAAGAACTGACCTCCCGCATCAGATTTCACCGCGCGGACATCGCAGGTGAAATCGCCAAGCGTCTGCAATCGGTGCACGAGGTGAAGATCGTCAACCGGATCGACCTCGGCGAGAACGTACTGCACAGGTTCGATCCGAACACGCGACTTCTCGAGATCTCGCCGCACCTGTCCGGTGGTCAGAAGATGTTCAAGTTCGCCGCCGAACTCGCGTACCTCGAGTGCGCCGACCTACTCGACAAGATGGTCGACGAGGGAGGATTCACGAGTGAGGAGTCGAGGAAGCTGGCAGTCCTCGGATTCGCCAACTACTTCGCCGCAGCGACGGTCCTTCCGTATCGCCTGTTCCACGACGTGGCAGAGGACTTCAGATACGACATCGAACGACTGTCCGCGTTCTTCTCCGTCAGCTACGAAACGATCTGCCACCGACTCTCGACCCTCCAGCGACCGAATCTGCGCGGTGTACCGTTCTCGTTCGTGCGCGTCGACCGCGCAGGCAACATGTCGAAGCGGCAGTCCGCGACAGGCTTTCATTTCTCGTCGAGCGGCGGCACGTGCCCTCTGTGGAACGTATACGAGACGTTTGCGTATCCGGGCAAGATCATGACTCAGATCGCCGAGATGCCGGACGGTCGCAGCTACCTGTGGATCGCCCGTACCGTCGAACGACGCGCG is part of the Rhodococcus sovatensis genome and encodes:
- a CDS encoding PPOX class F420-dependent oxidoreductase, producing the protein MAPKLASAESVEREKLLEFIRPRHRSTLITHKRDGGLQVSPVTSGVDSEGRIVIASYPERAKVANIRRHSAVTVCVHSDEWNDAYVQVDGTAEILDVPDAVEPLVEYFRSIAGEHSDWDEYREAMRKQGKSLIRIMIESWGPVAEGGFPPGRV
- a CDS encoding PPK2 family polyphosphate kinase, whose protein sequence is MAKHSKKSTNLWSTPAAQVLRATDDTRVEEIDFSLTPGFDGTKADAQELLAERGQVLSALQEKLYANGRSGDLRSILLVLQGMDTAGKGGMVRHVIGLVDPQGVDLASFGVPTKEEREHHYLWRIRNELPGGGKIGVFDRSHYEDVLVVAVHDLVPRQVWEPRFDEINAFEKELVDEGTLVVKVALFVSPEEQRTRLQERLDRPDKYWKYNPGDVTERGFLPQYRLAYQRILDRTNTDYAPWHVIPADRKWYSRLAVTELLIDALERLDLDWPAADFDVEVEKQRLANS
- a CDS encoding NAD(P)-dependent alcohol dehydrogenase; this translates as MTSATAYTATAADAPLEKVTIDRRELGPKDILIEVKFAGICHSDIHTARNEWGGTNYPVVPGHEIAGIVAEVGSGVSKHKVGDRVGVGCFVDSCGECEACLEGEEQYCFKGVTATYNSKLADGSITQGGYSTHIVVTEGFVLSIPEGIELDVAAPLLCAGITLYSPLKHWGAGPGKKVAIIGMGGLGHVGVKIAHALGAEVTVLSQTLSKEEDGKRLGADHYYATSDKETFKKLRGQFDLIINTVSAEIDMDKHMSLLAINGSLVILGLPSEPIKVRGFTLAANRRSLAGSMVGGIAQTQEMLNFCAEHKIGAEIETIPADKINEAYERVLKSDVRYRFVIDAATF
- a CDS encoding 3-hydroxybutyryl-CoA dehydrogenase; translation: MTVERVGIVGAGQMGAGIAEVCARAHVDVLVCEQTRELTTAGRTRILRSLDRGVSSGKITEREREHAARRLRFTSDLGDFADRQLVVEAVLEDEKVKAGIFAELDSVVTDPNAVLASNTSSIPIMKLGTATKAPDRVVGLHFFNPVPVLPLVELVTTLKTSDTVAERAERFAGDVLGKQVVRSADRSGFVVNALLVPYLLSAIRMVESGFATKEDVDKATVLGLAHPMGPLALADLVGLDTVKSIADSMYAEFKEPLFSAPPLLLRMVEAGLLGKKTGSGFYRYENGRVAR
- the aceA gene encoding isocitrate lyase; the encoded protein is MSTTGTPKTTEEIQKDWDTNPRWNGVTRNFTAEQVSKLQGTVVEEATLARRGSEILWDLVNNEDYINSLGALTGNQAVQQVRAGLRAIYLSGWQVAGDANLSGHTYPDQSLYPANSVPTVVRRINNALLRADEIAKVEGDTSVSNWLAPIVADAEAGFGGALNAYELQKAMIAAGAAGVHWEDQLASEKKCGHLGGKVLIPTQQHIRTLTSARLASDVADVPSVIIARTDAEAATLITSDVDERDVEFLDGTRTAEGFFGVKNGIEPCIARAKAYAPYADLIWMETGVPDLEVAKKFAESVRSEFPDQLLAYNCSPSFNWKAHLDDATIAKFQKELGAMGFKFQFITLAGFHSLNYGMFDLAHGYAREGMTAFVDLQEREFKAAEERGFTAVKHQREVGAGYFDTIATTVDPNTSTAALKGSTEEGQFH
- a CDS encoding SPW repeat domain-containing protein; protein product: MLDNSREVVRDALVLITGVVLVTSTIWLPVGGDTGVSGAILILGMVSAGTALWAMSSASRSSHWAHVTLGVMLALSPIVLAFPAGLFAADMFALVGGVIIAAMGVLGVLDSARAAGSSRTVVASPTQLRARVAR
- the ramB gene encoding acetate metabolism transcriptional regulator RamB encodes the protein MSKTFVGARLRQLRTERKMSQVALAGQLQISASYLNQIEHDVRPLTVPVLLRISEVFGVDTSFFSSEDDTRLVAELREVALDQDMGIVADAHEIAQMVSSHPQLARAMVNMHRRYRNTTAQLAAATEERFSDGSGSGAISKPHEEVRDYFYQRQNYLHELDAAAEELTSRIRFHRADIAGEIAKRLQSVHEVKIVNRIDLGENVLHRFDPNTRLLEISPHLSGGQKMFKFAAELAYLECADLLDKMVDEGGFTSEESRKLAVLGFANYFAAATVLPYRLFHDVAEDFRYDIERLSAFFSVSYETICHRLSTLQRPNLRGVPFSFVRVDRAGNMSKRQSATGFHFSSSGGTCPLWNVYETFAYPGKIMTQIAEMPDGRSYLWIARTVERRAARYGQPSKTFAIGLGCEIRHAGRLVYADGLDLHGSSVATPIGAGCRVCERSNCPQRAFPPLGKALDIDEHRSSVSPYLVR